One window from the genome of Limibacillus sp. encodes:
- a CDS encoding cyclic nucleotide-binding domain-containing protein, which produces MNKVSIDDGAYLFRKGEYGGAYIVESGEVALEGLGRTVVIGEGDIVGEVSLTGRAYLADARAVGAVEATELTRDDLLTLARIPNEAEALVEALLEKIVKLTESLLAKPE; this is translated from the coding sequence ATGAACAAGGTCTCTATTGACGACGGCGCCTATCTTTTCCGTAAGGGAGAGTATGGTGGCGCTTACATAGTCGAGAGCGGCGAAGTCGCGCTCGAAGGCCTCGGGCGAACCGTGGTGATCGGGGAGGGGGACATCGTCGGCGAAGTGTCCCTGACCGGGCGCGCCTACCTCGCCGATGCGCGGGCGGTTGGCGCTGTGGAGGCGACCGAGCTGACGCGTGATGATCTTCTAACGCTTGCGCGAATACCAAACGAGGCGGAGGCCTTGGTCGAGGCTTTGCTTGAGAAGATCGTGAAGCTGACCGAGAGCCTCCTGGCCAAGCCCGAGTAG